tatatacataaatatatatgtgataAACAGgcttaaaattatatctaTTTATACTTTATGTCTGAATTTGTAGAAGATttagaatatattaaaaataaaaaattaaatgaaatatttgaggtaaataaaaaaattaaaaaactaAATAGGTGTCTTTAATTCCTTTAGTACATATTAAACATTTccaaacttttttttaataaaaaaagagatTATTAGGTtgcatttatttcaaaaaaccCCAAAATATTGTAGAGGCAATAATCCAAGAAGTGGACAAATTAGAAAAGGAAGTAATACAATaatgattaaaaaaagggGATAAGATACTACATATTAGGaacatatatatccatACATTTTCTGTGTATATTTCGtgttttcatataattatatttatgcgAATATATCGATGCACCAAATAAGTCACACATTTGCATgcgataatttttttttaaattgtatagaaagatgtaaaaaatgtttttgaTATTGAAGACATAAAATCAATGTAcaactttttaaatgtaGAAAACAACAAATATATGACTAAAGAGAAATGCATTTTAGGTTTGGGATAATttacattataaaaaattattatttacatatgcATTCATTATTGcttcaaaaaaattctcCCACTCTTTCTCTTTCTTATTgtttttccttttattatatcaatTTAAAGGTTTAAGCCAATTTGTATTGACCACTAAGCAAAAAGAGCATATCGAAAAAACAGAAATAGAAGACAATGTCGATTTCAAAATGTTCACATCTCATGTGttagataaaaatttgatataGACTATATAAAATCTATGCATCTACATATCATATCATTAAAATACTCACACTcacatattaatattcatattttataagttttttatttttgtattatttttgttttagtgaaaatattattaatatgtagAGAAAAGCACGTAAAATTGTAGCTTTatagaaaacaaaaacaaaaccTATTAATTACCAAAGGATAACACTTTTTGCTTCTagtaattttaaataaaaaatcagaaaaaataatacacccccaaaatatatagtttataattataatacaaataattaacCATATCATCACAATCTATCTagttctttatttttaaatttttatcaaataatcAAGAACTTATGCATAAGCAGAAGTAAAGattttacataattaaaaaaacgaaaaacaAACGATGCAAGTTGATATCCAATTTTCGAAGGTACTATTATATGCCCAGTTTAACATccagtaaaaatataataccaATAGAGAACAAAATTGGGGTATAAAGGAATGATTTGTGCCCATATGAATGTGCTTAtatgctatatttttaattaacattattttaCGTTAAATTGTAatgctttttttaattgtaaataaaaataataatatattatatcatagacagataaattatatagtaaaaaaaaatataatttaataaatgataaatttaaaaaagtctgaaaaaaaaaactaattTTAACagataaaaacataaataatagaatGTGAAAgaacaaacaaaataattaaataaaatcaataatataatgGCATCATCCaagcacatatatatgtagtTATAGATGTTTTGGCAAGGCCTATCTATATCTttcctatatatattgtatgaATAACAAGATTAGCATTTCGCAAAactaatataataataaaaaatgaaatgataaaaaataaaaaacacatATATGTGCATGTTATTAGGTGGTTATAAGAATTGTaggatgaaataaaaatattaatttaaacaGTAAATAACGAATTAATACAATTATACCAATAAtgacataaaaaaaggagTGGAATTTGATGTATTCCCacatatacacatataactgaattaatatatatatattatgaaattcTGTTGTCCTTCAAATTAAATTccttttgttttaattcTCTATTTTTTCGTATTTGATCATTTTTTCCTTGCATAGCCAATTTAATTTCCTCATTTGTTAAGGTTTCAAATTCAACTAATGCAGAAGCAACTCTATGTAACTCATCAATATGTTGATTTAAAACTGTTTTTGCTCTGTTATACGAATCTAACAATATTCTTTGAATAGATTTatctattttaattttcatatcttcactaatattttttttatcttgtAAAAACatagatatattttcttcgtTTATACCGACTCCATAATTCATCACAAGTGATTGAGCAATATGTGTAGCTCTTTGTAAATCACTTGAGCATCCTGTtgttacattattttttccaaaaataatttcttcTGATACCATACCTCCCATTAGTACATCAATTTCACTTTGAAtgtctttaattttttgactATATTTGTCAGTAACTGGTATTTTCCAAGTAACACCTAAAGACATACCTCTTGGCATAATTGTAGCTTTATGAACAGGGTCTGATCCTTctgtataaaaattaactaATGTATGCCCTCCTTCATGATATgctgttatatttttttcttcgtcACTTAATGGTGATTTTCTTTGTAATCCAACAACAACTCTATCAAAAGCTTGTTCAATAGAATTCATATCAACTGATTTTTTCCCTTCTACTGAACATTTAATAGCTgctatatttaatatattttttaaatccgCGCCTGTCATACCAACAGTTCTTCTAGCTAAAACATTTAAATCGACATCTCTTGATAAGAGGATTTTATTACTATACATTCTTAAAATTTCATATCTACCATTAATATCAGGTAATGGTACTACAATAGTTTTATCTAATCTACCAGGTCTAACTAGTGCTTTATCTAAACTTTGTGGAAAGTTGGTAGCACATATTACGACAATTCCTTCATTTTGTTCAAAACCATCTAATTCAACTAATAATTGATTAAGTGTCATTCTAACTGCGCTATTATCTCTATTACTTCTTTTAGAACCTACTGCATCTATTTCatcaataaaaacaatacaAGGTGCATGCTTTTTTGCAGTTTGAAAAAGCTCTCTTATTCTTCTTGCACCTACACCAACAAACATTTCTTCAAATTCTGAACCAGATGCTTGGATAAAGGGTACATTTGCTTCCCCTGCAATAGCCCTAGCAATTAATGTTTTTCCTGTTCCAGGTTCAcctgataataatatacctTTGGGCAATTTTGCACCTATTTTAGTAAATTTAtctgaattttttaaataatcaatTATTTCTTGAAGTTCTTGTTTTACTTCATCACATCCTTTTACATCTGCTAAAGTTACCTTTACATTCTCTACTGGAactacttttttatttgacaCGCCTATACCCTTTTGAACATTTTGTGATACCCCTTCTAAATATACGCTTGCTGCTGCAACTAAAATTAAGAACCCAATAGTTGATTTAACTACCCCCCATAtgccttttttatttgcatttattAAGGACACCTTTAAAGGTATTTTGGGGTCGATTTGTAAACTAAACACTTCGGAATGaataccattttttttatcattataattatttgtatgtCCTGAATGGGACATATTACTATAATTAGggtctatatttatattatgtgtttcatatatatttgagcGTTCACTGTTTATCCCgcttatattattatttccatcCTCCATAGATCttctataaaaattagattcgctatcatattttatgttattcAGATTGGTATATTTTAGTTTATTAGTATAAACTAAtgcttttatatattcttttgttgtactttcatttttaacaaaacTACTGTTTTCATAATGTTTTATAACTTCATTCGGATTATGTAAATTTGCttctttataaaattgtaatattaaaaaattatcattagGCTTATAACGAATTTCTCTTTTCAGTCTATCTAGCCTTTCTGTATTTAATACACTAAAGTATCTTTTTCTATTTAATAATCTGTTTACATctggaatattttttatatatagaaaattacTCCTTTTCAAATCTAGTACAACAATATTACGTAGGagtaacattttttaatagtatatatgtatatattttattgtcgTCTTCTTCccttttccttttcttatattatttttaaatcagATTCACTCATAAGTACATGAATgctattttatgtataaataagctttatataagaaaattattaaaaaaaaattatactcCTTTAATATGTGATATTATACTTCATTTGGAGTGTTGTTTTGAATTTCTTTCTTCAATACagcatttataaatatatttttaaagtatttattatttatattttattataacaatGACTATATTGGTAATACATATTAATTATGCTTATCTATAAattattcttttataattcGATGGCCCCAAGcattttcgttttttatgttttttaaaaaatatcttCAATTATTTACCTTcttaaaaaacaattcaCAAGTAAATgtgtaatttatatatattttttgtcatTATTCACtcaaacataaaaattaacatcAAAAATtggtataaaaaaattaaaaaaaaaaatatatataataatgtggAAAGGCGCGCCtgtttatatgcattaatTAAGatcgtatatatattcatgtaATATTGTATTGTCCcatatgttatattttaataaatatatatctataattttatatattgcataattaaaaaaaaattatctataatttatatatatgaatcattgactttaatatatatttatttatatattaaaatcgTTTAAGTATCTATGCTTAACAacgttttatttttattccttttatattttatatattatctcataatttaacatattttattatgaaatgTTATTGTTGCTAAagatatttaatatatttgagaATTGACTTGctatatatgttatatttatttttcaatgaTTGTCCTTTAATAAGGAAAGTtaaagaataaataaaaataatagcaaCCATATAAATGATCTCATACTTATTAT
This region of Plasmodium chabaudi chabaudi strain AS genome assembly, chromosome: 13 genomic DNA includes:
- a CDS encoding ATP-dependent zinc metalloprotease FTSH, putative — encoded protein: MLLLRNIVVLDLKRSNFLYIKNIPDVNRLLNRKRYFSVLNTERLDRLKREIRYKPNDNFLILQFYKEANLHNPNEVIKHYENSSFVKNESTTKEYIKALVYTNKLKYTNLNNIKYDSESNFYRRSMEDGNNNISGINSERSNIYETHNINIDPNYSNMSHSGHTNNYNDKKNGIHSEVFSLQIDPKIPLKVSLINANKKGIWGVVKSTIGFLILVAAASVYLEGVSQNVQKGIGVSNKKVVPVENVKVTLADVKGCDEVKQELQEIIDYLKNSDKFTKIGAKLPKGILLSGEPGTGKTLIARAIAGEANVPFIQASGSEFEEMFVGVGARRIRELFQTAKKHAPCIVFIDEIDAVGSKRSNRDNSAVRMTLNQLLVELDGFEQNEGIVVICATNFPQSLDKALVRPGRLDKTIVVPLPDINGRYEILRMYSNKILLSRDVDLNVLARRTVGMTGADLKNILNIAAIKCSVEGKKSVDMNSIEQAFDRVVVGLQRKSPLSDEEKNITAYHEGGHTLVNFYTEGSDPVHKATIMPRGMSLGVTWKIPVTDKYSQKIKDIQSEIDVLMGGMVSEEIIFGKNNVTTGCSSDLQRATHIAQSLVMNYGVGINEENISMFLQDKKNISEDMKIKIDKSIQRILLDSYNRAKTVLNQHIDELHRVASALVEFETLTNEEIKLAMQGKNDQIRKNRELKQKEFNLKDNRIS